In the Lujinxingia litoralis genome, one interval contains:
- a CDS encoding putative signal transducing protein: MLHSKAKSSPTTDENVEMIEIYASSNFAEMEFLTDMFDEESIGYLTREMEMSMMPVHVGGHDEVRLAVEAGRVEQARGLIQQAIVDEAIPGDGHFIEHEE, translated from the coding sequence ATGCTGCATTCCAAAGCCAAATCTTCGCCGACCACCGATGAAAACGTCGAGATGATCGAGATCTACGCCTCCTCCAACTTCGCCGAGATGGAGTTCCTGACCGACATGTTCGACGAGGAATCCATCGGGTACTTAACCCGGGAGATGGAGATGTCGATGATGCCGGTGCACGTGGGCGGCCACGACGAGGTGCGCCTGGCGGTGGAGGCCGGTCGCGTGGAGCAGGCGCGGGGCCTGATTCAACAGGCCATCGTCGATGAGGCGATCCCGGGCGACGGGCACTTCATTGAGCACGAAGAGTGA
- a CDS encoding polysaccharide deacetylase family protein, which yields MSARASISVDLDALLCYRQIHGLPPQDVDPRGDVTWRVGVRRLLDLFAEHDLRATLFVVGRDLEQEAHRTLLAEAVEAGHEAANHTYDHFYDLRRRDPQVISEQLRRCDDAIEDAGAPRPVGFRTPGYNLSSTLLQTSHALGHRYDSSVFGCGPYWLAKAAVMGWRTLRGEPSRSDRTDPRALRAPRAPYAPDLERFWRPNPTPTEPRYWEVPVAVLPAGSFPLIGTSLHLLDAPGLERLWPLVEASFPTYFDLEFHALDFIDARDLDGEPDAGELIARQPDLRVPWQTKRARYARTLSLITSTRTLAPMRELFATELAAQLFG from the coding sequence ATGAGCGCCCGCGCCTCGATCTCCGTCGATCTGGATGCGCTCCTCTGCTACCGCCAGATCCACGGGCTGCCCCCGCAGGACGTTGACCCCCGGGGCGACGTGACCTGGCGGGTAGGCGTGCGCCGCCTGCTCGACCTGTTTGCGGAGCATGACCTTCGCGCCACGCTCTTTGTAGTGGGGCGAGATCTGGAGCAGGAGGCGCATCGCACGCTGCTAGCCGAGGCGGTGGAAGCGGGGCATGAGGCGGCGAATCACACCTACGATCATTTCTACGACCTGCGGCGCCGCGACCCGCAGGTGATTTCGGAGCAGCTGCGCCGCTGCGATGATGCGATCGAAGACGCCGGCGCCCCGCGCCCGGTGGGCTTTCGCACGCCGGGGTATAACCTGAGCTCGACCCTGCTGCAGACTTCCCACGCGCTGGGGCATCGCTACGACAGCTCGGTCTTTGGCTGCGGTCCCTACTGGCTGGCCAAAGCGGCGGTGATGGGCTGGCGCACGTTACGCGGCGAGCCCAGCCGCAGCGATCGTACCGACCCGCGCGCGCTTCGCGCGCCGCGGGCCCCCTACGCACCGGACCTGGAGCGCTTCTGGCGCCCGAACCCCACGCCCACCGAGCCCCGCTACTGGGAGGTGCCCGTAGCCGTGTTGCCCGCGGGCAGCTTCCCGCTCATTGGCACCAGTCTGCACCTGCTCGACGCCCCGGGACTGGAGCGCCTCTGGCCGCTGGTGGAGGCGAGCTTCCCGACCTACTTCGATCTGGAGTTCCACGCGCTGGACTTCATCGACGCCCGCGATCTGGATGGCGAGCCCGACGCTGGCGAGCTCATCGCTCGCCAGCCCGATCTCCGGGTGCCCTGGCAGACCAAGCGCGCGCGCTACGCGCGCACCCTCTCGCTGATAACCTCCACCCGCACCCTGGCGCCCATGCGCGAGCTCTTCGCCACCGAACTCGCCGCGCAGCTCTTTGGCTGA
- a CDS encoding glycosyltransferase family 2 protein, with protein sequence MSNPEVSPDVELSIVIPVYNEELILESSVEELTANIAADPRLNTRSYELILSENGSSDNTVALAKSLQERFPRLRVLHSDEPNYGLAMRRGIMEARGEIVLCDEIDLCDTDFYARALEKIEGEGFDLVVGSKALDRSLDHRPAFRRMATRVLNGLFRIFLGFHGTDTHGLKAFRRQRLLEVIDRCVVDRDLFASEFVIRAERMNFRMTEIPVHIVEKRQPSIHLVRRVPNVLKNLGRLVWVIRVTNR encoded by the coding sequence ATGTCGAACCCAGAAGTCTCTCCGGACGTTGAACTCTCGATTGTCATCCCCGTCTACAACGAGGAGCTCATCCTTGAGTCCTCCGTCGAGGAGTTGACCGCTAACATCGCCGCCGATCCTCGTCTGAACACGCGCAGCTACGAGCTGATTTTGAGCGAGAACGGCTCCTCGGATAACACCGTGGCGCTGGCGAAGTCACTTCAGGAGCGCTTCCCCAGACTGCGTGTGCTCCACAGCGATGAGCCCAACTACGGGCTGGCCATGCGCCGGGGCATCATGGAAGCCCGCGGAGAGATCGTACTCTGCGATGAGATCGACCTCTGCGACACCGACTTCTACGCCCGCGCGCTGGAGAAGATCGAGGGGGAAGGCTTTGACCTGGTGGTCGGCAGCAAGGCGCTGGATCGCTCCCTGGACCACCGCCCGGCCTTCCGCCGGATGGCCACCCGGGTGCTCAACGGCCTCTTCCGCATCTTTTTGGGCTTCCACGGCACCGACACTCACGGGCTCAAAGCGTTTCGGCGCCAGCGCCTGCTCGAGGTGATCGACCGCTGCGTGGTCGACCGCGATCTCTTCGCCAGCGAGTTCGTCATCCGCGCCGAGCGCATGAACTTCCGCATGACCGAGATCCCGGTGCACATCGTCGAGAAGCGCCAGCCCTCGATCCACCTGGTGCGCCGCGTGCCCAACGTGCTCAAGAACCTGGGCCGCCTGGTCTGGGTGATTCGCGTCACCAACCGATGA
- a CDS encoding regulatory protein RecX, translating to MKSDPKEHTREDVEAASYRFLARRDHARGELRQKLERYDFDPALVEDVLDELEARRYLDDARFARTQAALLAQRGWGPAQIAHRLRQRGVDAAVVEPVLDELAEEEPWPRRAAHYFEGKFGAPGQLEDRAQKRAFRHMVYRGYAPGLVRRLLFDG from the coding sequence TTGAAATCAGACCCTAAAGAGCACACCCGGGAAGACGTGGAGGCGGCGTCTTATCGCTTTCTGGCGCGTCGCGACCACGCCCGTGGCGAGCTGCGCCAGAAGCTGGAGCGCTACGACTTCGACCCGGCGTTGGTGGAAGATGTGCTCGACGAGCTCGAAGCGCGGCGCTATCTCGACGACGCACGCTTTGCCCGCACCCAGGCAGCACTGCTGGCCCAGCGCGGCTGGGGACCGGCGCAGATCGCGCATCGGCTGCGCCAGCGCGGCGTCGACGCGGCGGTGGTCGAGCCGGTGCTCGACGAGTTGGCCGAGGAGGAGCCCTGGCCCCGACGCGCGGCGCACTACTTTGAGGGAAAATTCGGGGCGCCCGGGCAGTTAGAGGATCGTGCGCAGAAGCGGGCCTTTCGTCATATGGTCTACCGCGGCTATGCCCCCGGGCTTGTGCGCCGGCTGCTCTTTGACGGCTGA